In Drosophila subpulchrella strain 33 F10 #4 breed RU33 chromosome 3R, RU_Dsub_v1.1 Primary Assembly, whole genome shotgun sequence, the following are encoded in one genomic region:
- the LOC119562016 gene encoding uncharacterized protein LOC119562016 gives MSFRLRLFELIVLLYFIKQISSTVELTNVICTSLDPEFANFEYCYLKSINRTYKYVSLKVNLLKKPITKIKVNSGLLKRFSGYKPYLYNVTVDACRFLKNTKSSPIAAYFYGFFKDHSNMNHTCPFNHDVVVEKLSINAINTHVTEGDYLLQTNWIAYDINRANVKLYFTLS, from the exons ATGAGTTTCCGGCTTCGCCTTTTCGAACTTATTGTTCTTCTATATTTTATCAAACAG ATCTCATCTACTGTGGAGTTAACCAACGTTATATGCACTTCCTTGGACCCTGAGTTCGCCAACTTTGAGTACTGCTATCTTAAGTCCATAAATCGAACTTATAAATATGTGTCCTTAAAAGTGAACTTGCTTAAGAAGCCCATAACCAAAATCAAA GTAAACTCAGGGTTACTAAAGAGATTCAGTGGCTACAAGCCGTACCTCTATAACGTGACCGTAGACGCCTGCCGATTtctgaaaaataccaaatccAGTCCAATTGCAGCATACTTTTATGGTTTCTTCAAGGACCACTCCAACATGAACCATACGTGCCCATTTAAT cATGATGTAGTAGTAGAAAAACTTTCCATCAACGCTATAAACACCCACGTAACGGAGGGAGATTACCTGTTACAAACAAATTGGATTGCCTATGATATAAACCGCGCCAATGtcaaattatattttacactTTCGTGA
- the LOC119563229 gene encoding uncharacterized protein LOC119563229, with protein sequence MWKYIWLSNIIMMLYLVNEIAPMVEFTNVKCTSWDKKFDDFEYCRLRSVNRSFKYLSLKVHLFKVPITKVKVNFALLKRYSGYKPFLYNITVDACKLLKHPKANPIFGFFHGWFKTHSNMNHSCPYDHDIVVEKLPTSFLNQQVTGVLNFPHGDYLFHTDWFAYGINRATVDFFYTLS encoded by the exons ATGTGGAAATATATATGGCTGAGCAATATTATCATGATGCTATATTTGGTCAACGAA ATAGCTCCGATGGTCGAATTCACGAACGTGAAGTGCACTTCCTGGGATAAGAAATTTGATGATTTTGAGTACTGCCGCCTAAGGTCGGTTAACCGCAGCTTTAAGTACTTGTCTCTTAAGGTTCACTTATTCAAAGTTCCCATTACCAAAGTCAAG GTTAATTTTGCTTTACTCAAGCGTTACAGTGGCTACAAGCCTTTCCTGTACAATATCACGGTCGATGCTTGCAAACTCCTAAAACACCCCAAGGCGAACCCGATTTTTGGCTTCTTTCACGGCTGGTTCAAAACACACTCCAACATGAATCATTCATGCCCATATGAT CATGATATTGTTGTTGAGAAACTGCCCACGTCCTTTTTAAATCAACAAGTCACCGGAGTACTCAACTTTCCTCATGGGGATTACCTTTTCCACACGGACTGGTTTGCATATGGCATTAATCGGGCGACCGTTGACTTCTTTTACACTCTTTCATAA
- the LOC119554309 gene encoding uncharacterized protein LOC119554309, giving the protein MFSKHIFLCILIFYLVGKMSAKVEFTNIKCTSLDKNFDDFEYCRLKSVNRTFKYISLKVNLYKIPINKVKVNFVLLKRFSGYKPFLYNITADACKILKYPKSNQVFGFFHSLFRDYSNMNHTCPFNHDLIVDKLSAEFINTQFTKVLPFPLGDYQFYSNWIADDINRAEVRVYGTLS; this is encoded by the exons ATGTTCTCAAAACACATTTTCCTGTGTATTTTGATATTCTACTTAGTTGGAAAG ATGTCTGCGAAGGTGGAGTTCACTAATATAAAGTGCACATCTTTGGATAAGAATTTTGACGACTTTGAGTATTGCCGACTGAAATCCGTGAATCGCACTTTCAAATATATATCCCTTAAAGTGAATCTGTATAAAATTCCCATTAACAAAGTCAAG GTTAACTTTGTATTGCTTAAGAGATTCAGTGGATACAAGCCGTTTCTTTATAATATCACGGCGGATGCCTgcaaaattctaaaatatccaAAGTCAAACcaagtttttggttttttccaCAGTCTTTTTCGGGATTATTCCAATATGAATCATACTTGCCCCTTTAAT CACGACCTTATTGTGGATAAGCTTTCCGCCGAGTTTATAAATACGCAATTTACAAAAGTTTTGCCTTTTCCCCTCGGCGATTACCAATTTTATTCCAACTGGATAGCAGATGATATAAACCGGGCGGAAGTTCGGGTCTACGGCACTCTTTCCTAA
- the LOC119549879 gene encoding cytochrome P450 4c3, translated as MSSKVVTSLMAESILLSKVGQVISGYSPITVLLIGSLVLFLVVYNKRRSRLVKYIEKIPGPAAMPFLGNAIEMNVDHDELFNRVIGMQKLWGTRIGINRVWQGTAPRVLLFEPETVEPILNSQKFVNKSHDYDYLHPWLGEGLLTSTDRKWHSRRKILTPAFHFKILDDFIDVFNEQSAVLARKLAVEVGSEAFNLFPYVTLCTLDIVCETAMGRRIYAQSNSESEYVKAVYGIGSIVQSRQAKIWLQSDFIFSLTAEYKLHQSYISTLHGFSNMVIRERKAELALLQENNNNNNENAPDAYDDLGKKKRLAFLDLLIDASKEGTVLSNEDIREEVDTFMFEGHDTTSAAISWTLFLLGCHPEYQERVVEELDEIFGDDKETPATMKNLLDMRYLECCIKDSLRLFPSVPMMARMVAEDVNIGGKIVPAGTQAIIMTYALHRNPRVFPKPEQFNPDNFLPENCAGRHPFAYIPFSAGPRNCIGQKFAILEEKAVISTVLRKYKIEAVDRREDLTLLGELILRPKDGLRVKIMPRD; from the exons ATGTCCTCGAAAGTGGTAACCTCGTTAATGGCCGAGAGCATTCTGCTCTCTAAAGTAGGCCAAGTGATATCGGGCTACTCCCCGATTACGGTTTTACTAATCGGATCCCTCGTATTATTCCTGGTGGTCTATAACAAGCGTCGATCGCGATTGGTGAAGTACATCGAAAAGATCCCGGGACCTGCAGCCATGCCATTTTTGGGAAATGCCATCGAAATGAATGTGGATCACGACG AGCTCTTTAATCGCGTCATCGGCATGCAAAAGTTGTGGGGCACGCGTATTGGAATCAATCGAGTTTGGCAGGGGACAGCCCCACGAGTGCTCCTCTTCGAGCCCGAAACTGTGGAG CCCATACTGAACAGCCAGAAGTTTGTGAACAAGAGCCACGATTACGACTATCTGCATCCTTGGCTGGGAGAAGGTCTGCTCACCAGCACCGATCGCAAGTGGCACTCCCGCAGGAAG ATCCTCACGCCCGCCTTCCACTTCAAAATCTTGGACGACTTCATAGACGTCTTCAACGAGCAGAGCGCGGTCTTGGCCAGAAAATTGGCGGTGGAGGTGGGCAGCGAGGCGTTCAACCTGTTCCCCTACGTCACGCTCTGCACTTTGGACATTGTTTGTG AAACCGCCATGGGTCGCAGAATTTATGCCCAGAGCAATAGTGAATCGGAGTATGTGAAGGCGGTCTATGG CATTGGATCGATTGTGCAGAGTCGCCAGGCGAAGATCTGGCTGCAGAGCGACTTCATTTTCAGCCTGACTGCGGAGTACAAGCTCCACCAGAGTTACATAAGCACCCTGCATGGGTTCTCCAACATGGTGATACGCGAACGTAAGGCTGAATTGGCCCTTCTCCAggagaacaacaacaacaacaatgagAATGCCCCCGATGCCTACGATGATCTGGGAAAGAAGAAGCGTCTGGCCTTCCTTGATCTCCTGATCGATGCCTCCAAGGAGGGAACAGTGCTCTCCAAT GAGGACATTCGCGAGGAGGTGGACACCTTTATGTTCGAGGGCCATGACACCACCTCGGCTGCCATTTCCTGGACCCTTTTCCTGCTGGGCTGCCATCCGGAGTACCAGGAGCGCGTGGTGGAGGAACTGGACGAGATCTTCGGCGACGACAAGGAGACGCCGGCCACCATGAAGAACCTGCTCGACATGCGGTACCTGGAGTGCTGCATCAAGGACTCGCTGCGCCTGTTTCCCAGTGTGCCCATGATGGCCAGAATGGTGGCCGAGGATGTCAATATTG GTGGAAAGATAGTGCCTGCTGGAACTCAGGCCATCATCATGACCTACGCCCTCCACCGCAACCCGCGCGTTTTCCCCAAGCCGGAGCAGTTCAACCCGGACAACTTCCTGCCGGAAAACTGCGCCGGTCGCCATCCCTTCGCCTACATCCCCTTCAGCGCCGGACCGCGCAACTGCATCGGTCAGAAGTTCGCCATTCTGGAGGAGAAGGCCGTGATCTCCACGGTGCTGAGGAAGTACAAGATCGAGGCCGTCGACCGGCGCGAGGATCTCACCCTGCTGGGCGAACTCATCCTGCGACCCAAGGACGGCCTAAGGGTTAAGATCATGCCCAGGGATTAA